One window of the Strix uralensis isolate ZFMK-TIS-50842 chromosome 3, bStrUra1, whole genome shotgun sequence genome contains the following:
- the SRSF7 gene encoding serine/arginine-rich splicing factor 7 — protein MSRYGRYGGETKVYVGNLGTGAGKGELERAFSYYGPLRTVWIARNPPGFAFVEFEDPRDAEDAVRGLDGKVICGSRVRVEVSTGMPRRSRYDRPPARRPFDPNDRCYECGEKGHYAYDCHRYSRRRRSRSRSRSRSRSRGRRYSRSRSRSRGRRSRSASYRRSRSVSPRRSRSVSPRRSRSGSLKRSRSRSRSRSRSRSVTWPRSRSRSHGRSKSGSLAKSQSKSRSPSPKRSHSPSGSPQRSASPERMD, from the exons ATGTCGCGTTACGGCCGTTATGGAGGCG AGACCAAGGTGTACGTGGGGAACCTGGGCACGGGCGCGGGCAAAGGCGAGCTGGAGAGAGCCTTCAGCTACTACGGCCCCCTGAGAACCGTGTGGATCGCGAGGAATCCGCCGGGCTTTGCCTTCGTGGAGTTTGAAGACCCGAGGGATGCTGAAGATGCTGTCCGTGGACTTGATGGGAA GGTGATATGTGGCTCCAGGGTTAGAGTGGAAGTGTCGACAGGGATGCCTCGTCGCTCCCGTTACGACAGGCCTCCTGCACGGCGCCCCTTTGACCCCAATGACAGATGCTATGAATGTGGTGAGAAAGGCCACTATGCTTATGATTGTCACCGCTATAGTCGCCGAAGGAGGAGCAG GTCCCGGTCTAGATCCCGCTCAAGGTCCCGAGGAAGAAGGTATTCTCGGTCACGCAGTCGGAGTCGTGGTAGGAG GTCCAGGTCAGCTTCCTATCGTAGGTCTAGGTCCGTTTCTCCTCGTAGGTCTAGGTCTGTGTCTCCCCGCCGGTCCCGATCGGGTTCCTTGAAGAGATCAAG gtcTAGATCAAGATCCAGATCTAGATCCAGATCTGTTACATGGCCCCGAAGCAG GTCTAGGTCTCATGGCAGATCAAAATCTGGCTCACTGGCTAAGAG TCAGTCAAAGTCCCGATCACCATCTCCAAAGAGAAG tcatTCACCATCAGGAAGCCCTCAAAGAAGTGCAAGTCCTGAAAGAATGGATTAA